The following proteins come from a genomic window of Nitrosopumilus sp.:
- a CDS encoding bifunctional 5,10-methylenetetrahydrofolate dehydrogenase/5,10-methenyltetrahydrofolate cyclohydrolase, with amino-acid sequence MVGIKIDGKVIAQSVKDRVKKAVLELKTQDINPCLATILIGENPASATYVKNKHIACEEVGIITKDHKLASNVTQMELNKIIDNLNTDNSVHGILVQLPLPEQLDEFATTSRISPLKDVDGLTPHNAGLLAMKKAALVACTPSGVMEMFDFYKIDLEGKNIVLINRSNLVGKPLYHLLLEKNATVITCHSKTKNIAEFCKSADIIITAVGDRNKFTLTPEMIKDGAIVIDVAISRFQEKLVGDSDYDKIIQKASFATPVPGGVGPMTVAMLLKNTITAASLSSQIGR; translated from the coding sequence ATGGTAGGCATCAAAATTGATGGCAAAGTTATTGCTCAATCAGTCAAAGACAGGGTCAAAAAGGCAGTTCTTGAGCTTAAAACACAAGATATCAATCCGTGTTTAGCCACGATTTTGATTGGAGAAAATCCAGCATCTGCAACATATGTCAAAAACAAACACATTGCATGTGAAGAAGTTGGAATCATAACAAAAGATCATAAACTTGCTTCAAATGTTACTCAAATGGAATTAAATAAAATCATAGATAATCTAAACACGGATAATTCTGTTCATGGAATCCTAGTTCAGCTTCCATTACCCGAACAGTTAGATGAATTTGCCACAACATCAAGAATTTCACCACTAAAAGATGTAGATGGTTTGACCCCCCATAATGCAGGATTGTTAGCAATGAAAAAAGCAGCATTAGTTGCATGCACTCCTTCAGGAGTTATGGAGATGTTTGATTTTTATAAAATTGATTTGGAAGGTAAAAACATAGTTCTAATAAACAGGAGCAATTTAGTAGGAAAGCCACTTTATCACTTATTATTAGAAAAAAATGCAACTGTGATTACATGTCATTCTAAAACAAAGAACATTGCAGAATTCTGTAAATCTGCAGACATCATCATCACAGCAGTGGGTGATAGAAACAAATTCACGTTGACACCAGAGATGATTAAAGACGGTGCAATCGTAATTGATGTTGCAATATCGCGATTTCAAGAAAAATTAGTAGGAGATTCAGATTATGATAAAATAATTCAAAAGGCATCTTTTGCAACTCCAGTACCAGGTGGAGTTGGACCCATGACAGTTGCCATGTTATTAAAAAATACAATCACCGCAGCATCACTGAGCAGTCAAATTGGACGATAG
- a CDS encoding exonuclease, whose protein sequence is MTKNGILCEVNEKRVYLDPKNSDVSGINFVSHAHSDHLPTKNGGMILSSIETNEIANLRGFTMKNHVESLENFSLINSGHILGARGLLFDDIFYTGDICTRDRGFLKGAEIPKCKTLITECTFGLAEFVFPKMEQIQKQVNELISELYGKGIPVILMGYQLGKAQTITQLFGHWGPLYLHDSVKDMNLLHQKFGVSLKDGMGHSEAEKNGLLEKKPWIMVAPMMSSKNKFIQEMKSKYGAVTIGFSGWAQSSRFSFGRRTDYSIPMSDHCDFNELVDMVIKSEAEQVYTIHGFVNEFAQHLKKIGINAQPLLENSLDNFT, encoded by the coding sequence ATGACTAAAAATGGAATCCTGTGTGAGGTAAATGAAAAACGAGTTTATTTAGATCCTAAAAACAGTGATGTTTCTGGAATAAATTTTGTATCCCATGCTCATTCTGATCACCTACCAACAAAAAACGGTGGAATGATCTTATCCTCCATTGAAACAAATGAGATAGCTAATCTTAGAGGATTCACAATGAAGAATCATGTAGAATCACTAGAAAATTTCTCCCTCATTAACAGTGGCCATATTCTTGGGGCCAGGGGTTTGCTTTTTGATGATATTTTCTATACTGGAGATATCTGTACTAGAGATAGAGGTTTTCTAAAGGGTGCAGAAATTCCTAAATGCAAAACTCTGATTACTGAATGTACATTTGGATTGGCAGAATTTGTTTTTCCAAAAATGGAACAAATTCAAAAACAGGTTAACGAATTAATTTCTGAACTTTACGGAAAAGGAATCCCTGTAATTTTAATGGGTTACCAATTGGGAAAAGCACAAACAATTACTCAATTATTTGGGCATTGGGGCCCGCTTTATCTTCATGATTCTGTAAAAGATATGAATTTACTTCATCAAAAATTTGGAGTCTCTTTAAAGGATGGGATGGGGCATTCTGAAGCTGAAAAAAATGGGTTACTTGAAAAAAAACCGTGGATAATGGTTGCACCAATGATGTCAAGTAAAAATAAATTTATTCAAGAAATGAAATCAAAATACGGTGCTGTAACAATTGGATTTAGTGGATGGGCACAATCCTCACGATTTTCTTTTGGACGAAGAACTGATTACTCAATTCCAATGAGTGATCACTGTGATTTTAATGAGCTTGTTGATATGGTCATAAAATCTGAGGCCGAACAAGTCTATACAATACATGGATTTGTGAATGAATTTGCACAACACTTGAAAAAAATTGGCATTAATGCTCAACCATTACTGGAAAACTCTTTAGATAATTTTACTTAG
- a CDS encoding 5-formyltetrahydrofolate cyclo-ligase — MDDSKKKALRNLLLEKRDNTSFDLLKIASEKMQKKIKKISAFKNAQKIGMYYPIQSEIFTQDIIQELISDGKEVFLPKVIGNEMEFRKIKDFSSLEKGRFDIMEPKDDCKTDNSLDVIIIPAVGMSPRGVRLGYGHGFYDKFLAENKTTTIVLTLEKQIVKNIPKSEHDVIIDWIVTEDRVFQTQK, encoded by the coding sequence TTGGACGATAGTAAAAAAAAGGCACTCAGGAATCTCCTTTTAGAAAAAAGAGACAACACTTCTTTTGATCTATTAAAGATTGCAAGTGAGAAGATGCAAAAGAAAATAAAAAAAATTTCTGCATTTAAAAATGCTCAGAAAATTGGAATGTATTATCCAATTCAAAGCGAGATTTTCACACAGGATATTATTCAAGAATTAATCAGTGATGGAAAAGAAGTTTTTTTGCCAAAAGTAATTGGAAATGAAATGGAATTTAGAAAAATAAAGGATTTTTCGAGCCTAGAAAAAGGAAGATTTGACATCATGGAGCCAAAAGATGACTGCAAGACGGACAATTCACTGGATGTGATAATCATCCCAGCTGTTGGAATGTCACCAAGGGGAGTAAGATTGGGATACGGTCATGGGTTTTACGATAAATTTCTAGCAGAAAATAAAACCACAACTATTGTGTTGACTTTGGAAAAGCAAATTGTAAAGAACATCCCAAAATCAGAACACGATGTAATTATTGATTGGATTGTAACAGAAGACAGAGTTTTTCAGACTCAGAAATAG
- the purN gene encoding phosphoribosylglycinamide formyltransferase gives MLNLGILISGRGSNMENILKSIKSKKIPINPAVVISNKVDAPGLKIAAKLGIKTEIIESKGFEGSREAYDKKIIVTLTKYGVTPKNGLVCLAGFMRIISPQFVKKYKNRIINIHPALLPSFPGLNAQKQALEYGAKYSGCTVHFVDSEMDTGPVILQSVVKIKENDTEESLSKRILKEEHKTYPEAVNLFARKKIKVSGRRTMIG, from the coding sequence TTGCTAAATCTAGGAATTCTCATCTCTGGTCGTGGAAGCAACATGGAGAACATTCTAAAGTCAATTAAAAGTAAAAAGATCCCAATAAATCCAGCAGTAGTTATTTCAAATAAAGTAGATGCACCAGGTCTAAAAATTGCAGCGAAGTTAGGGATTAAAACAGAGATCATTGAGAGCAAGGGGTTTGAAGGTAGCAGAGAAGCATATGATAAAAAAATCATCGTCACCCTAACAAAATATGGGGTAACTCCTAAAAATGGGCTTGTTTGTCTTGCCGGATTTATGAGGATAATTAGTCCGCAATTTGTAAAAAAATACAAGAATAGAATTATCAACATCCATCCTGCATTGTTGCCATCTTTTCCAGGACTAAATGCGCAAAAACAAGCGTTGGAGTACGGTGCAAAATATTCAGGATGCACAGTTCATTTTGTAGATTCAGAAATGGATACAGGTCCAGTGATTCTTCAATCAGTAGTCAAAATCAAAGAAAACGACACAGAAGAATCACTATCAAAAAGAATTCTAAAAGAGGAACACAAGACATACCCCGAAGCAGTTAATCTATTTGCTAGAAAAAAGATCAAAGTTTCTGGAAGAAGAACAATGATTGGCTAA
- a CDS encoding antibiotic biosynthesis monooxygenase, whose protein sequence is MEILEKKFNAYISSQNMFVMMADVNLKDGAEEGFKKWFSESNKVLANFPGFISRRFLKANDGSYRIIVEHESKDTFIKMHNSPEHDKLHPEGHSYMSAPPERKTFSIVAE, encoded by the coding sequence ATGGAAATCTTAGAAAAGAAATTTAATGCCTATATTTCTAGCCAGAACATGTTTGTAATGATGGCAGATGTAAATCTGAAAGATGGTGCTGAAGAAGGTTTCAAAAAATGGTTTTCAGAATCAAACAAAGTACTGGCAAACTTTCCAGGGTTTATCTCAAGACGATTTTTAAAAGCAAATGACGGAAGCTATAGAATAATTGTAGAACATGAAAGCAAAGACACCTTCATCAAAATGCACAATAGCCCAGAACACGATAAACTACATCCTGAAGGACATTCTTACATGAGTGCTCCTCCAGAAAGAAAAACATTCTCAATTGTTGCTGAATAA
- the dps gene encoding DNA protection during starvation protein — translation MSESNTPNVVGINVLKQNGLDVDELLKELIKNAAVEFTAYYYFTNLRAHCTGLEGEGLKGIIEDARLEDLSHFESCLERIYQLGGALPNDATEFIKMSGCEFLQLPANPTDHKAILEKCLKAEQGAIVNWNKICLMTIGKDPATYDIAKDILAEEIEHESWFLELIYGRPSGHMRRKYSGERPHTRKHSRALDMA, via the coding sequence ATGTCTGAATCAAACACACCAAATGTTGTTGGAATCAATGTTCTAAAACAAAATGGCCTTGATGTCGATGAATTGTTAAAGGAGCTAATCAAGAATGCAGCAGTAGAGTTTACTGCATACTATTACTTTACCAATCTAAGAGCGCATTGTACAGGCCTAGAAGGAGAAGGACTCAAAGGAATTATCGAGGATGCAAGATTAGAGGATCTCAGCCACTTCGAATCATGCCTGGAAAGAATCTACCAATTAGGCGGAGCCCTTCCAAATGACGCAACAGAATTCATCAAAATGTCAGGTTGTGAATTCCTGCAGCTTCCAGCAAACCCAACTGATCACAAGGCAATTCTAGAGAAATGTCTCAAAGCCGAACAGGGTGCAATTGTCAACTGGAATAAAATTTGCCTGATGACAATAGGAAAAGATCCTGCAACATATGATATTGCAAAAGATATCTTAGCTGAAGAGATTGAACACGAGTCTTGGTTCTTAGAGTTAATCTATGGACGACCATCAGGACACATGAGAAGAAAATATTCTGGTGAAAGACCACACACTAGAAAACACTCTAGAGCACTCGATATGGCTTAA
- the ileS gene encoding isoleucine--tRNA ligase has translation MELSTKFDAKSIESQVKEYIKSIDLEKQIFASDKREKIRFIEGPPTMNGIPHAGHLRGRVIKDLWYRFNTLQGGKIEFNGGWDTQGLPVELQVEKELGVSGGKTEAIKQFGIERIVTECKKVVKKYNKSWVEVDELLGMSFNHDKAYWTFRDEFIEREWQVLKKAHENGILEEDFTVIAYCPSCQTSLSHAEVNQGYEEVKDPSLYYKVKLVDEDAFLIVWTTMPFTLVTDAMVGFQPDEDYAYVKVENETWIIGKTRLEEFMTEMKIDNYGIEKTAKGSEFEGRKYIHPLLDLIPELSECSKLNNYHVAVSESFVDASTGSGLVHLSPANGEEDIKIANKRNVKIFSPIDDEVKFTTQAGKYQGMFVRDADRIIVEDLKDCNALVKIGKIKHKYPLCWRSHHPIVWLARRGWFYKLDRLGNKAVDAAESVEYFFEQPKNRFLGIIKERHPWCISRERIWGCPLPVWSCDDCGEKNWFFTRKDIVDAAENLPDGPDFELHRPWIDNITIKCKKCNSVKTKREEYVLDTWHNSGSAPYSSLTDEEYTNEIPAPFFTEGIDQTRGWAYTLLIENVILNNGPVPPFKSFLFQGHVLDEKGGKMSKSKGNVLEGAELLQKYPVDLVRFYFMWKASPIEPLSFSTDELMSRPYQVINTLFNLHLYFEQNSKYDNFDQSNTIEWAKKKNLLTSPDIWILSKLQKLIQKITEKNQTCKFHESAKAIDDFIINNLSQIYIPITRGELWDEDENKKNRRLSIYSVLNEVLKTLDILIHPFCPFTSEYLYQTVFHEKQSILLDKWPQYEESLVNEEIEESFDIMKDVVSVSSAARMKGKLKRRWPLNEARICVKKGQKKKLESLSDLLQSQLNVEKFSVVETEKESGLEQILELKELGLPVKPVIELERKRIGPKAKQHMGKLVTTFTETDPEEIISSLQKNSKHDFNIDGEIISLDTEDYVVDFDASENFAASKRDDYIVFISTLRNKEMMAKGLIKDVARRLQTLRKERGYNPTDILDVASILDLDEESLEMIQDKAEDLAFLVRVKQVNFTDSCKEYKDDDIDGQKIRISVE, from the coding sequence ATGGAACTTTCTACAAAGTTTGATGCAAAATCAATTGAATCACAAGTTAAAGAGTACATCAAATCAATTGATTTAGAAAAACAGATTTTTGCATCAGACAAACGTGAAAAAATTAGATTCATCGAAGGACCTCCAACAATGAACGGAATTCCGCATGCAGGACATCTAAGGGGAAGAGTCATCAAAGATTTGTGGTACAGATTCAATACCCTGCAAGGGGGGAAAATTGAATTCAATGGTGGATGGGATACACAGGGGCTCCCAGTAGAATTGCAAGTAGAGAAAGAATTAGGAGTTTCAGGCGGGAAAACAGAAGCAATCAAACAGTTTGGAATTGAAAGAATTGTAACTGAGTGCAAAAAAGTTGTAAAAAAATACAACAAATCATGGGTAGAAGTTGACGAACTTCTCGGCATGTCATTTAATCATGATAAAGCGTATTGGACTTTTAGAGATGAATTCATTGAAAGAGAATGGCAAGTGCTAAAAAAAGCGCACGAGAATGGAATTTTAGAAGAAGACTTTACAGTAATTGCATATTGCCCTAGTTGCCAAACATCACTTAGTCATGCAGAAGTAAATCAGGGATATGAAGAAGTTAAAGATCCATCATTATACTATAAAGTAAAACTAGTTGATGAAGACGCATTTTTGATTGTTTGGACTACTATGCCATTCACTCTAGTGACTGATGCAATGGTAGGTTTTCAACCAGACGAAGATTATGCATATGTCAAAGTAGAAAATGAAACATGGATCATTGGAAAAACAAGACTAGAAGAGTTCATGACAGAAATGAAAATAGATAATTATGGTATTGAAAAAACTGCTAAAGGTTCAGAATTCGAAGGCAGGAAATACATTCATCCGTTGCTTGATTTAATTCCAGAATTAAGTGAATGTTCCAAATTAAATAATTATCATGTTGCAGTTTCAGAGTCATTTGTTGATGCAAGTACAGGAAGTGGTCTTGTTCATCTATCTCCTGCAAACGGAGAAGAAGATATCAAAATAGCAAACAAGCGAAATGTGAAAATTTTCAGTCCCATTGATGATGAAGTAAAATTCACCACTCAAGCAGGAAAATATCAAGGAATGTTTGTTAGAGACGCAGACAGAATAATTGTAGAAGATCTAAAAGATTGTAATGCGCTAGTAAAAATTGGAAAAATAAAACACAAGTATCCTCTTTGTTGGAGGTCACATCATCCAATAGTTTGGCTTGCACGAAGAGGGTGGTTTTACAAATTAGACAGGCTAGGAAACAAAGCAGTTGATGCGGCAGAAAGTGTGGAGTATTTTTTTGAGCAGCCAAAAAACAGATTTTTAGGAATCATCAAGGAGAGACACCCATGGTGTATTTCTCGAGAAAGGATATGGGGTTGTCCATTACCTGTCTGGAGTTGCGATGACTGTGGTGAGAAAAACTGGTTCTTTACAAGAAAAGATATTGTAGATGCAGCAGAAAACTTACCAGATGGGCCAGACTTTGAATTACATAGACCGTGGATTGACAACATTACAATAAAATGTAAAAAATGCAACAGTGTCAAAACAAAAAGAGAAGAATATGTTTTAGACACATGGCACAACAGCGGTTCTGCACCATACTCATCTTTGACTGACGAAGAATACACAAATGAAATCCCTGCGCCATTTTTCACGGAAGGGATTGATCAAACCAGAGGATGGGCATATACTCTTCTTATCGAAAATGTAATCTTAAACAACGGTCCCGTACCTCCTTTCAAATCATTTTTGTTCCAAGGACACGTGCTTGACGAAAAAGGAGGCAAGATGAGCAAGAGTAAAGGAAATGTTTTGGAAGGTGCAGAATTATTACAGAAATATCCTGTAGACCTAGTCAGATTTTATTTTATGTGGAAGGCAAGCCCAATTGAACCTCTGAGTTTCAGCACTGATGAGTTAATGTCAAGGCCATATCAGGTAATAAACACGCTATTCAACCTTCATCTATATTTTGAACAAAATAGCAAGTACGACAATTTTGATCAATCAAACACGATTGAGTGGGCAAAGAAAAAGAATTTACTGACATCACCTGACATTTGGATATTATCTAAACTTCAAAAACTAATACAGAAAATTACAGAGAAAAATCAGACATGTAAATTCCATGAAAGTGCAAAAGCAATAGATGATTTCATCATAAACAATCTAAGTCAGATCTACATTCCAATTACAAGAGGAGAGTTATGGGATGAAGATGAAAACAAGAAAAATAGAAGATTGTCGATATATTCAGTACTCAATGAAGTACTCAAAACACTAGATATTTTGATTCATCCATTTTGTCCATTTACTAGCGAGTATCTTTATCAAACAGTTTTTCACGAAAAACAAAGCATCCTACTTGACAAGTGGCCCCAGTATGAAGAATCACTTGTAAATGAAGAGATTGAAGAATCATTTGACATTATGAAAGATGTCGTATCAGTGTCATCTGCAGCAAGGATGAAAGGAAAATTGAAAAGACGATGGCCGTTAAATGAAGCTCGAATTTGCGTCAAAAAAGGGCAAAAGAAAAAACTAGAATCATTGTCAGACTTGTTGCAGTCCCAACTAAACGTAGAAAAATTCTCCGTTGTAGAAACTGAAAAAGAATCAGGATTAGAACAAATTTTAGAATTAAAAGAGTTAGGACTGCCGGTAAAACCAGTTATTGAACTTGAAAGAAAAAGAATAGGACCCAAAGCAAAACAACACATGGGAAAACTAGTTACAACATTTACAGAAACAGATCCTGAAGAAATCATTTCATCATTGCAGAAGAATTCAAAACATGACTTTAACATAGATGGTGAGATAATTTCATTAGACACGGAAGATTATGTTGTAGATTTTGATGCAAGTGAAAATTTTGCTGCATCAAAAAGAGACGATTACATAGTGTTCATTTCAACATTGCGAAACAAGGAAATGATGGCAAAAGGATTGATAAAAGACGTTGCAAGAAGACTTCAAACTCTAAGAAAAGAAAGAGGATACAACCCCACAGATATTTTAGATGTTGCATCAATTCTCGATTTGGATGAAGAATCACTTGAAATGATTCAAGACAAGGCAGAAGATTTGGCATTTCTAGTCAGAGTGAAACAGGTGAATTTCACAGATTCTTGCAAAGAATACAAAGACGACGATATTGATGGCCAGAAAATAAGAATTTCAGTTGAATAG
- a CDS encoding cupin domain-containing protein, which yields MKLDYDLNSYLEKIKKSDSYFHTFINRESLAAGILVLQPNEEDTQEPHNSDEVYYVISGNGFLKIKNKDYKISKDKLFFVAKGVEHYFHGNTKELKVLYFFGGPDS from the coding sequence TTGAAACTCGATTATGACTTAAATTCATATCTTGAAAAAATCAAAAAAAGTGATTCTTATTTTCATACTTTTATTAATCGTGAAAGTTTAGCAGCGGGAATTTTGGTTTTACAGCCAAATGAAGAAGATACTCAGGAACCACATAACAGTGATGAGGTATACTATGTAATTTCAGGAAATGGTTTTTTGAAAATTAAAAACAAAGATTACAAAATATCCAAAGACAAACTGTTTTTTGTTGCAAAAGGTGTCGAGCATTATTTTCATGGGAATACAAAGGAGCTAAAGGTTTTGTATTTTTTTGGCGGCCCTGACTCTTAG
- the purD gene encoding phosphoribosylamine--glycine ligase, producing the protein MVNILVIGSGGREHALSWKLSQSNKVETVFTSPGNGGTENNVPIDVTNLDELADFAQKNNCFTVVGPEDPLAAGIVDKFNKLNLKIFGPSQMAAQLESSKIWAKNFMKRNNIPTARFEIFDDAQKAEDYVNSLEYNVVVKADGLAAGKGVIVCNSNKEAISAIQTILVKKTFGEAGNRIIVEERLDGIEASYIALSDGEIAIPMASSQDHKRIFDNDEGPNTGGMGAYSPTPVIDDVLAEKIQKKIIDKTIHSMKNEGIVFKGFLYAGIMIRDNEPYVLEYNVRMGDPECQPIMMRMDFDLYDYFVASVEGKLSSMPLPSWKNQYAVCVVLASDGYPESYVKGEEISGFDSVSNQAHVFHAGTKKIDGKIVSDGGRVLGVTALGESLEIAINNAYDATEKITWAHKYCRKDIGKKGLAYF; encoded by the coding sequence TTGGTAAATATCCTAGTAATAGGTTCTGGAGGCAGGGAGCATGCATTATCTTGGAAGTTATCTCAAAGCAATAAGGTTGAAACTGTTTTTACATCTCCTGGAAACGGTGGTACTGAGAACAATGTGCCAATTGATGTTACTAATTTAGATGAATTGGCTGATTTTGCTCAAAAAAATAATTGCTTTACTGTAGTTGGTCCTGAAGATCCATTGGCTGCAGGAATTGTTGATAAATTTAACAAACTAAATCTCAAAATTTTTGGTCCATCCCAAATGGCTGCTCAGCTTGAATCCAGCAAGATTTGGGCCAAAAATTTCATGAAACGCAATAATATCCCAACAGCTAGATTCGAAATTTTTGATGATGCACAAAAAGCTGAAGATTATGTGAACTCCCTTGAGTATAATGTGGTTGTAAAGGCTGATGGTCTTGCTGCTGGAAAGGGTGTAATTGTTTGCAATAGCAATAAGGAGGCAATATCTGCAATTCAAACAATTCTGGTCAAAAAAACATTCGGTGAGGCTGGAAATCGAATAATTGTTGAGGAAAGACTAGATGGAATTGAGGCCTCCTACATTGCACTCTCTGATGGCGAGATTGCTATTCCTATGGCTTCAAGTCAAGATCATAAGAGAATTTTTGATAATGATGAGGGTCCTAATACTGGTGGGATGGGGGCATATTCTCCTACACCTGTAATTGATGATGTGTTGGCAGAAAAAATACAAAAAAAAATTATTGACAAAACTATACACTCGATGAAAAATGAAGGAATTGTCTTTAAGGGATTTTTGTATGCTGGAATTATGATTAGAGATAATGAACCTTATGTTTTAGAATATAATGTTAGAATGGGTGATCCTGAATGCCAACCTATTATGATGCGGATGGATTTTGATTTGTATGATTATTTTGTAGCAAGCGTTGAAGGCAAATTATCTTCTATGCCTTTACCATCGTGGAAAAATCAATATGCTGTATGTGTTGTTTTAGCATCAGATGGATATCCAGAATCATATGTTAAGGGCGAAGAAATTTCAGGATTTGATTCTGTATCAAATCAAGCACATGTTTTTCACGCTGGTACCAAAAAAATAGATGGTAAAATTGTCTCAGACGGTGGGCGCGTTTTAGGAGTCACAGCTTTGGGCGAAAGTTTGGAGATTGCAATTAACAATGCATATGACGCAACTGAAAAAATAACCTGGGCACACAAATACTGCAGAAAAGATATTGGTAAAAAAGGGCTAGCCTATTTCTGA